CCGAGGCCGGTACTATTGGCACAGATTATATCAAGAGTAAGTATCAGTGCTTCCTGAGACTTCAAGAATTGGAATTGTACCCGAAAATTATCACCGTCTGTCCAACCCTTGTCTTCGGTGGCGATAAAGATAAACCCTATTCTCATCTGTCTGCCGGTTTAAAAAATCTGCCTAAATGGTTTAATCTTATTCGCTGGTTTAAAGCTGATGGCAGTTTTCACATAATCCACGGCTATGACATTGCCACTATCATTGCTTACTTGGTGGAAAATGGCGATAAATTAGATCCTCAATTCGAGAGAAAATTAGTGTTGGGGAATCCCCCCCTAACTATCAATCAAGCCATTAGGGAAATTGGGGAGTATTTGGGCAAAAAAATCTATTTCCAATTTCCTTTCCCCCCCTGGCTGGCTAGAATTTTTATCAAAGCTTTTAGAATAAAAATGGCAGAATGGGACTATTTCTGCTTCAACTACCGTCATTTCACCTACAACAAATACGTAAACCCCTCCACCTTTAATCTCGAATATAAAGTGCCCAGTCTGTATAAGCTACTCAAAATATCCGGGATATAAAGCCAGAAAAATGTAAAGAACAATTAAAAATAGGAAAGAGAAAAAATGCTAAAATGCTGTAGGAGTGGGAATGCAATTTATGCAGGGCCGGCAGACAGAAAAACAAAAATAAATTGCCGCTATAGTGTTGTCTTTGGGATT
The Geminocystis sp. M7585_C2015_104 genome window above contains:
- a CDS encoding NAD(P)-dependent oxidoreductase, whose protein sequence is MRIFITGGSGCIGHYIADLLIKETDHELFFLVRNPSRIKFNYHHRQGIHIIRGDLINILEYKELLQTIHVAILTATCWGGEKESYQINVEANINLIKCLNPQVIQRIIYFSTASILDHDNQLLPEAGTIGTDYIKSKYQCFLRLQELELYPKIITVCPTLVFGGDKDKPYSHLSAGLKNLPKWFNLIRWFKADGSFHIIHGYDIATIIAYLVENGDKLDPQFERKLVLGNPPLTINQAIREIGEYLGKKIYFQFPFPPWLARIFIKAFRIKMAEWDYFCFNYRHFTYNKYVNPSTFNLEYKVPSLYKLLKISGI